Proteins encoded together in one Hevea brasiliensis isolate MT/VB/25A 57/8 chromosome 16, ASM3005281v1, whole genome shotgun sequence window:
- the LOC110664498 gene encoding UPF0426 protein At1g28150, chloroplastic, whose amino-acid sequence MVVSVNNHSCGVWNLNLKKLPRENHLQRWSSTSSWLNLKKSGGLMGLDIISREPSTFRVKASCLFNPTNEPILKEALREPVAFLGGMFAGFLRLDLDEEPLKEWVTRTVEASGITTEDIDAEGSKLEETPQQIEIE is encoded by the exons atgGTGGTGTCTGTCAATAATCATTCGTGCGGCGTG TGGAATTTGAATTTGAAGAAGCTGCCAAGAGAAAACCATTTACAGAGATGGTCATCTACGTCTTCTTGGCTGAATCTCAAAAAAAGTGGAGGGTTAATGGGTTTGGATATCATTAGCAGAGAACCATCTACTTTTCGGGTTAAAGCTTCGTGCTTATTCAACCCCACCAATGAACCCATCCTCAAAGAAGCTCTAAGG GAGCCAGTTGCTTTCCTGGGTGGGATGTTTGCAGGGTTTCTTAGGCTTGATTTGGATGAAGAACCACTTAAAGAATGGGTCACGAGAACAGTGGAAGCGTCTGGAATTACAACAGAAGATATTGATGCTGAAGGGTCAAAACTAGAAGAAACCCCACAACAGATAGAGATAGAATAA